A genome region from Streptomyces xanthophaeus includes the following:
- a CDS encoding HAD family hydrolase produces MNRAALFDVDGTLADTNHLHVVCWWEALRQAGHDVAMHDIHRAIGLPGEDLLARLLGEDRETSEDDALSAAHSTLYGTYFDRLPPLDSAADLLRELDRRGWRVVLVTSATDAELDALRRAVDADDAITATASSDDVSEGKPAPDPVHQALGLADAAARDSVFVGDTVWDMEAGSRAHVACVGLLCGGIPRRDLEEAGARTVYRHPADLLAHIDTSPFADR; encoded by the coding sequence ATGAACCGCGCCGCGTTGTTCGATGTCGACGGCACCCTCGCCGATACCAATCACCTGCATGTGGTCTGCTGGTGGGAGGCGTTGAGGCAGGCGGGCCACGACGTGGCGATGCACGACATCCACCGCGCCATCGGACTGCCCGGTGAGGACCTCCTGGCCCGTTTGTTGGGCGAGGACCGGGAGACGAGCGAGGACGACGCGCTCAGCGCCGCGCACAGCACCCTCTACGGCACGTACTTCGACCGGCTGCCCCCGTTGGACTCGGCGGCGGATCTGCTGCGCGAGCTGGACCGACGGGGCTGGCGGGTGGTGCTGGTGACCTCTGCGACGGACGCCGAGCTCGACGCGCTCAGACGGGCGGTGGACGCCGACGACGCCATCACCGCGACGGCGAGCTCCGACGACGTGAGCGAGGGCAAGCCGGCACCGGATCCGGTGCACCAGGCACTCGGCCTCGCCGACGCCGCTGCCCGTGACTCCGTGTTCGTCGGTGACACGGTGTGGGACATGGAAGCGGGCTCCCGGGCCCACGTCGCGTGCGTGGGCCTGCTCTGCGGCGGCATCCCGCGGCGTGACCTCGAAGAGGCCGGTGCTCGGACCGTCTACCGGCACCCCGCCGATCTGCTCGCGCACATCGACACCAGTCCGTTCGCGGACAGGTGA
- a CDS encoding DUF6131 family protein, with amino-acid sequence MIILGIILLVIGFVAGISILWTIGAILVVVGVILWILGALGHSVGGRKHYW; translated from the coding sequence ATGATCATCCTTGGCATCATTCTCCTGGTCATCGGCTTCGTCGCGGGAATCAGCATCCTGTGGACCATCGGCGCCATCCTCGTCGTCGTCGGAGTCATCCTCTGGATCCTGGGCGCCCTCGGGCACTCCGTCGGCGGACGCAAGCACTACTGGTAA
- a CDS encoding NAD(P)/FAD-dependent oxidoreductase, giving the protein MARPRIVVVGAGFAGVSCVRRLERTLSPGEAEILLVTPFSYQLYLPLLPQVASGVLTPQSVAVSLRRSRRHRTRIVPGGAVGVDTRAKVCVIRKITGELVDQPYDHLVLAPGSVTRTFDIPGLAEHGHGMKTLAEAAHLRDHVIAQLDLADAAAPGSAERASRLGFVVVGGGYAGTETAASLERLTTNAAGRYPRLDRREISWHLVDVAPKLMPELGDRLGRAALDVLRRRGIEVSLGASVAKAGPEAVTLTDGRVLPCRTLIWTAGVAASPLVATLGAETAKSGRLVVAPDLRVPGADGAFALGDAAAVPDLAGGEDGAVCPPTAQHAERQGRVAADNVVATLRGTPLRRYVHKDLGLVVDLGGRDGVSRPLGIDLRGMPAQAVARGYHWAALRTGAAKTRVMTNWLLNAVAGDDFVRTGFQTYKPGTLRDFEYTDHYLTPEEVRARTATDGG; this is encoded by the coding sequence ATGGCACGACCGAGGATCGTGGTCGTCGGCGCGGGCTTCGCCGGCGTCTCCTGCGTACGCCGCCTGGAGCGGACGCTGTCACCCGGGGAGGCGGAGATCCTGCTGGTCACCCCGTTCTCCTACCAGCTCTACCTGCCCCTGCTGCCTCAGGTGGCTTCCGGGGTACTCACCCCTCAGTCCGTGGCGGTGTCGCTGCGCCGCAGCCGCCGCCACCGGACCCGGATCGTGCCCGGCGGGGCCGTGGGCGTCGACACCCGGGCCAAGGTCTGCGTCATCCGGAAGATCACCGGGGAGCTGGTGGACCAGCCGTACGACCACCTTGTGCTCGCGCCGGGGAGCGTGACCCGCACCTTCGACATCCCAGGCCTGGCGGAGCACGGCCACGGCATGAAGACGCTGGCCGAGGCGGCCCATCTGCGCGACCACGTGATCGCCCAGCTCGACCTGGCCGACGCCGCCGCACCGGGCTCGGCGGAACGGGCCTCACGGCTCGGCTTCGTCGTGGTGGGCGGCGGCTACGCGGGCACCGAGACGGCCGCCTCCCTGGAGCGGCTCACCACGAACGCCGCCGGCCGCTACCCCCGGCTGGACCGGCGCGAGATCAGCTGGCACCTCGTGGACGTGGCGCCGAAGCTGATGCCCGAGCTCGGCGACCGGCTGGGCCGGGCAGCCCTCGACGTGCTGCGCCGCCGCGGCATAGAGGTCTCGCTCGGTGCCTCCGTCGCCAAGGCGGGCCCCGAGGCCGTCACCCTCACCGACGGCCGCGTACTGCCCTGCCGCACCCTCATCTGGACCGCCGGCGTCGCCGCGAGCCCGCTCGTCGCCACGCTGGGCGCCGAGACCGCGAAGAGCGGCCGGCTCGTCGTCGCTCCGGACCTGCGGGTGCCGGGGGCGGACGGCGCGTTCGCGCTCGGTGATGCGGCCGCCGTGCCCGACCTCGCCGGCGGCGAGGACGGTGCGGTGTGCCCGCCCACCGCGCAGCACGCCGAGCGCCAGGGCAGGGTCGCCGCCGACAACGTCGTCGCCACGCTGCGGGGCACGCCGCTGCGTCGTTACGTCCACAAGGACCTCGGACTGGTCGTGGACCTCGGCGGCCGCGACGGCGTCTCCCGGCCGCTCGGCATCGACCTGCGCGGGATGCCCGCCCAGGCCGTGGCCCGCGGCTACCACTGGGCGGCGCTGCGCACCGGGGCGGCGAAGACCCGGGTGATGACGAACTGGCTCCTGAACGCCGTGGCCGGCGACGACTTCGTCCGGACCGGCTTCCAGACGTACAAGCCGGGGACGCTGCGCGACTTCGAGTACACGGACCACTACCTCACCCCGGAGGAGGTACGGGCCCGCACGGCGACCGACGGGGGCTGA
- a CDS encoding LLM class F420-dependent oxidoreductase, whose translation MVRIGYTMMTEQAGPRELVDHVVAAERAGFGFSVISDHSFPWLEAQGHAPYAWSVLGAAAQATSRIPLMTYVTCPTFRYHPAVIAQKAATMQLLSQGRFRLGLGSGENLNEHIVGAGWPAAQVRLDMLEEAVGIIRSLFAGGYVSHHGSHFDVDNARLWDLPDDPPPIGIAVSGDRSCEIAGRYGDLLIATEPKQELLTAFGAYGGSGKPCVAQLPVAYDPDRDAAVARAHDQFRWALGGWKVNAELPGPASFAQASQHTGPGDVAEAVTCGDDVDAFVDAVRPYVEAGFTEVALIQIGGDQQEPFLDWSRTKLLPALGEL comes from the coding sequence ATGGTGCGAATCGGGTACACGATGATGACCGAGCAGGCCGGGCCCCGGGAACTGGTCGACCACGTGGTGGCAGCGGAGCGGGCGGGGTTCGGCTTCTCCGTCATCTCCGACCACTCCTTCCCCTGGCTGGAGGCACAAGGGCACGCGCCCTACGCGTGGAGCGTCCTGGGCGCCGCCGCGCAGGCCACCTCCCGGATCCCCCTCATGACGTACGTGACCTGCCCGACGTTCCGCTACCACCCCGCCGTGATCGCCCAGAAGGCGGCCACGATGCAGCTCCTGTCGCAGGGGCGCTTCCGGCTGGGTCTGGGCTCGGGGGAGAACCTCAACGAGCACATCGTCGGTGCGGGCTGGCCCGCCGCCCAGGTCCGGCTGGACATGCTGGAGGAAGCCGTGGGGATCATCCGCTCCCTGTTCGCCGGCGGGTACGTCAGCCATCACGGCAGCCACTTCGACGTCGACAACGCCAGGCTCTGGGACCTCCCCGACGATCCGCCCCCGATCGGGATCGCCGTCTCCGGAGACCGTTCCTGCGAGATCGCGGGCCGCTACGGCGATCTGCTCATCGCCACCGAGCCGAAGCAGGAGCTGCTGACCGCATTCGGCGCGTACGGAGGCTCCGGCAAACCGTGTGTGGCCCAGCTCCCGGTCGCCTACGACCCCGACCGCGACGCGGCGGTGGCCCGCGCGCACGACCAGTTCCGCTGGGCGCTCGGCGGCTGGAAGGTCAACGCGGAACTTCCCGGCCCCGCGTCCTTCGCCCAGGCCTCGCAGCACACCGGGCCCGGGGATGTCGCGGAGGCCGTGACCTGCGGTGATGACGTGGACGCCTTCGTCGATGCCGTACGCCCCTACGTCGAGGCAGGATTCACCGAGGTCGCCCTGATCCAGATCGGCGGCGACCAGCAGGAGCCCTTCCTGGACTGGTCCCGGACGAAGCTGCTGCCGGCTCTGGGGGAGCTGTGA